tcatcatttacatatttttttaaagcaaaaactcACAAAAGTTGCTGATTTTCTAAGTACAGTGACCTATTTTGTGATTATTTCTTGGCAacgacgtgtgtgtgtgtgtgtgtgtttgtgtgtactgtatatatgtgtgtgtgtgtgcgcataagtatgtatgtgtacatatgtgtgtgtttgtgcgtgtgtatttgtgtatatatgtatgtatgtgtatgtgtacatatatgtgtttgtatgtgtatatgtgtgtgtgtgtgtgtgtgtgtgtgtgtgtgagaccttTGTGTTGGGCTTTGGAGGCGTCAGTCGGCTCAGGCCGCGTCTCAGCCGGCCACTCAGCGTGTCCTCGTCCGCTCTGCTGGGAGACAGACTGGACGCTGCGTCTGATTGGTCGAGAAGGTGATCTAGGAGGCGGGACAAAGCGGAACGAGCCAGTGACGTCACGTCTGGAGGGGAGGAGCCCGGGGGGGAGGAGCCTGGGGGGGTCAGATGGAGACAGAACTGTCAtatgtacctgtgtgtgtgtgtgtgtgtgtgtgtgtgtgtgtgtgtgtgtgtgtgtatatatgtgtgtgtgtgtaccagtgTGTGCTAGCGCCCCCTGCAGGTCGGCCATGGAGGACAGAATGACAGATGAGAGACTTTTTGAGCGAAGCCAGCGAGCACACACACCTTCATCATCAGCGTCTTTCTCTGGAACacaaattcattcattaatatttaCTATACAGGAAGTTAAAAAAGTAAGCAGTAAGTAAAGTTTGCATCGTCCATTTAAACATGTAATTTcatcatcaacaaaaaaaacacttcattcaTGGAGTCTGGcagagatatgct
Above is a genomic segment from Etheostoma cragini isolate CJK2018 unplaced genomic scaffold, CSU_Ecrag_1.0 ScbMSFa_4364, whole genome shotgun sequence containing:
- the LOC117941114 gene encoding coiled-coil domain-containing protein 171-like, with the translated sequence MADLQGALAHTGSSPPGSSPPDVTSLARSALSRLLDHLLDQSDAASSLSPSRADEDTLSGRLRRGLSRLTPPKPNTKALVSTLQQHFLLFSQRLHSVEVERRSLRLEVANLKRGLKNERGETCRM